cttattttaaagaGTGATAGAAATTTAGAAAACTTTTTATCATAACAAAAGACACATTTTTAATTCTTTATGAACACGGTAAATAACtctaaataattttgaaaagagaaATTCTTCGCATACAAGCGATTAAGGCTTGTAAGCCTTACAAGTCCAATTAAAACTAACGCTCGAAACGCGTTTCGAaccgttcttcttcctcttcgtcttcttcttgttttctctcctttcttgtcttctctttctcctccttcttcttcttcttgctgcacgttcttcttcctcttactcttcttcttctccttttctttcgtttcttgtcttctttttctccttcttcttcttcttcctcgtcttcctcttcttcttcttcatttatgtgcttttttctctgttttctttcttcgttattctcaaTTTCCATTGTTTTTTGgcatcaagctttgaaatcgtttttgaagaagaagcaacagaagatgaagaggagaaagagaaagagttctaaATTATGCATAAAgtgtacttcaacgaattttgggtgtatttcttaaatcctttgggtgtagttttgtaatcctttgggtgtatttctgtaatcttttgggtgtatttctataatcgtttgggtgaattcctgtaactatttgggtgtatttctgtaatcgtttgggtgtatttttgaagttccattatcttcaaaacgattttaaagcttgatttcagaaaccatgaaaataaaaaaaacgaagaggaagaagaagagaaagaggaagaggaagaagaagaatgaagaggaagaggaagagggaatgggagagggagagaaagaggaagaggaagaagtaaCACATTAAAAGGCCCGTATGTGTAGcaacttgtaagacttgtatgtgtagcaggctTCTTTGAAAATTGTGACTAATATGAATTAATTGAATCATTAACTCACTTGTTCATTTAAACAAATGTTcgaattttaaatcttatcttatgTATGCAACACTCATAcccttaaataaaatttaaatttgtttttagctttaactctttacaagttaaaaattaagaaaaccACTTCTAGACCCTCCCAAACAGAATTAAAACATTAGCAAATAGCAACTTTAGCATTCTCTTATTTCAATATTTCACTTTTAAGCTAATCTTCAAGTTAAAACATTATTGTTTCCCCTTCCCACCAACTAGGGCTGGAAGTGAGTCGAGTTGAGTCGAGCTAGACCAAGCTCAAGTTCGGCTCACCAAAATTGAGCTTGGCTCACAGCTCGACTCATTAACAATTGAGCCTATTTCTTAAGCTCAAACTCGGCTCACCGAAAACTCACGAGCTGGctcaaataatagaaacataaatataaaatctataattttatatcaataaattataacttatatattttaaaaaatatttaaaaagataaattttatatattgtttatctatcaataaatataaattttttatttatgtcctacatcaaaattatatgtaataaataaatataaaattttaaataattaagatcattaatatatataattatatattactatttcatatatatatatatatatataatcgagcCAACTCACGAGCTAATGAGCTGAGCTTATCTAAGCTCAAGCTCAgttcatttaatttatgagctcaATTCCAAATTTAAGCTTGACTCACTAGCTCACGAGCTTAGCTTATCGAACTATTAACGAGCCGAGCTCGAGCTGGCTTGACTTACTTCCAGCCCTACCACCAACAGCTTATTGAAGGCGAACATAAGTTGATTGTAACTAGGTGAAGGATTCGGTGGTGCAGGAACCTTTGGACCACTTAGTGGTCCAAGtagaaaacatattttttaagattttttaacAACTGTTACATAGTcctttaactaattttaattataaattgacctcatatattttatataattataaaaatgattttttattttataaataattaatttatcataaatCTATCATGTTCATTAacaatcaaaaacaaaaacaattttttgGCCATTACAAtcgattaaaatattaaatttgattcgTCTCGTTCGCGAGGAATCATAAAATTGTGTTTTCTGCGAAAACCAATCGATTGGAATAATGaatcaatcgattgaattatatctcaatcgattggattacagTTTACCactaaacaatcgattgaaaattGCCAAAAGCATGGTTTTCGcataactcaatcgattggtcATACGATCCAATCGATAGAACGATGaataaaaattggatttttgtaattcaatcgattgtttagaattttcaatcgattgaatgctTCAAAACAACCTGGGTCTCaccaaattcaatcgattgctTTTGTgactcaatcgattgaatttacCCAAACAATATGAATTTGccaatttcaatcgattgtaGTGTGTGTGAAttcaaattcaatcgattggaacGCGATGTATTACGCCTATGtcagtttttaaaaattatcttcttattcatctatcttatctttaaaattctatcttccttttttaaggttttattttgatttagatactctaatcttatctttttcttaatattaACATTATAAATTGGTGAATAATCCATCACCAATTATTCAATCCCACCATTAAAATCGTATATCATTctctttataaaaaatttcattgttTTTCTTTCGAACATCCATCCATGTACtgaatatctaatttttttattttttatccgtCTATTTAATATCCACTTTTTGTTCATCGTTAATTGACAATCACCGTTGCAGCAATCAGCAAAGGtccaatcaatttttttcattgtaGTGTTCAGAAAACAATCCATCGTTTTGAGAAACAACTCTCTAATATTTACTTACCATTTTTTTGTACTAATTTATAGTGAATAAATTGCAGCTTGAGGATCACGATATTCGCATGATAACCGCTGTGTATTTACTCCGGAATCGGATCAACCATAAGAAGGCACAAATTATAGCGTCGGCCGATGATTTTTGGAAATTGCACACTAACCATGAGATGTAAAGATTATAGTATTAATCTAGATAAAACTTAATACTTTAGTTATtgtcaatttatttgttatGTTTGGTGGATGTActtctttagttatttttcaATGACTTCTTAAATAGATATTTATCGTTTTGTGGCTTCTACAATTTTTCTCTATTTCTATGCAATTTATAGATACTTTAGTTTAAAAAACTCATATTATTTTGATGAAGTAATGttattttcatttattatttCAACAACAATGGCATACAAATATTATGTCttgtgaattatattttatattatttaattaatttataaataaaaaaatttcatgtctttttatttgtttgcatTCTATTTTGGATTTTTGCATCTTATCAAGATTTAACctctctattttaattaattttatatatgttgctaatagataaaaaaatctaGATAAGAGTAACCATAAgaacaatcaatcatgattacTATATATTGCATTTGAAAAGAGAGACTTTTTTAAAACAACGTAACGAAAAATCAAGAAGCAGTAAATTAGAACAGCAAACCAGAAATTCAAATTACATAAAGaacagcttcttcttcttcccttcccccttctttttcttcccttCCCCTTTCGGACGAACAGAGAcactctttctcttttttttttcattttataattttttattatgggtaatttgatccaaaattttaacATCTAAGTAAAAAATACAATTTCgtatacaaaaaaaagattacaacaacaacaaagccttgtcccactaagtggggtcggctacatgaatcaaacgacgccattgtgttctgtcatgtatcatgtctacagagagaccgtttacatgtagatctcgtttgaccacctcatggatggtcttcttaggtcttcctctgcctttcgccatttgtccatcttccatctcatccaccctcctgactggatgttctatcggtcttcttcccacatgtccaaaccacctgagacgcgattcaaccatcttttccacaatgggtgctactccaactctctcccttatatcttcattccttattttatccaatcgcgtatgaccactcatccatctcaacatcttcatctctgccacactcagcttatgttcgtgctcccctttagccgcccaacactccgtaccatacagcatagccggtcttatagcggtgcgatagaatttacctttaagttttaaaggcacttttttgtcgcatataaaaccagatgcactccgccattttgaccaacctgcttggatcctatgatttacatcctgttcaatctctccattatcctgtatgatgcacccaagatacttaaaacttttaacttttcgtaggatgttttctccaatcttcacctctatattggagttttcccttctcagactgaacttacattccatatattccgtcttgctacggcttatgcgcaaactatacacttctagagcttctctccataactccaacttcttatttaggtcttcccttgactctcccataaggacgatatcatcggcaaaaagcatgcaccatggcacaggctcttgtaTGTGCTCtatgagtacttccaagactaatgtgaaaaggtatggacttaaggatgatccctggtgtaatcctataccaataggaaattcctctgtcacaccaccttgagtcttcacattagtcgtggccccatcatacatgtctttaattgcccgaatatatgcgatccttactctcctcttttctaaaaccttccataagacctcccttggtaccctatcatacgctttttccaaatcaataaacaccatgtgtagatcccttttattactacgatacctctccatcatccttcttaataggtatatcgcttcagtggtagatctgcctggcataaatccaaattggttctctgttacttgtgtctcttttctcaacctccgttctatcaccctttcccataacttcatagtatgactcataagtttaatccctctatagtttccAATTGGTAAGGTCAAGGCACAAAGGAACTAGAACCACCATAGTTATAGCAAGAGAGAAGACAAACAAATCATAAGCTCATAATGAGATGAGAAGATATCAGAAATTAAGTGTTTAGAGTTGCATACAATACTGGCTAAGGGAAGCGCCTTGCAAAGACCGAAAGCAATCAAAAGAGCATAGAGTGCCATGACTGCCACTTTCACTACCTCTGCGCCTCTTGCAGTGCCTAGTCTAACCTGAAAGAGACAATGGGAAATCAAAATTATCCTAATCCGAATCCTAAccaatgtgaatttaacatccATTCGGGCTTCAATTTTAACATCCATTCGGGCTTCACATCCAGTTCTTGTTTCCAATCTAGGctccttcttcctttttttcatCGTGTAATATTTCTCCATTCTGAATCCTTGCCTATGACATACAAACTTTTGTTTGTATATCTCGCCAGTACTATTCTTGAAGGTCTTGCTCTTCCTTGCACTAAAGCCCTTCGACTTTGAGTACttcatataaaaatcaaatgCAAGCTGCAAAGTAAAAAAGTGGTATTTGCCaatttcctccacaaaattctCACTAAATTTCAAAGTTGTAATGTCTTGCACGGAGTCAACCGCATAAGCGGCTTCAAGGATATCTTCTGACATATCAGATTCAGAAAAAAACGCTCTCTCAGTAAATTCATCTCTGAAATCTTGTTCGAATTCATTCTGTTCATCCATCATATCTTGGTCACTTACTAGCTCTTCTTGTTGGTTAAAGTCATTGTCCTCCTGGTATTGCTCATTCATCTAAGTGTCCGTAAATATACCTGACATCTTAAAATgtccaatgaaaaaaaaaatcagtacACTCCGTCTTATAACATTACATAAAATAGATAGATTCATATATTGCTAGCAGGGACGGATCCAGAGATTTTAATATTGAGGtgccaatttttatataatttttttaatctataaaaataattaacatatagtTATTGGAGTTAGTTTTTTAATAGATTTATTAAGatacatataattataattttttctaataattttatttttaatatgataattacataaataaaatataactttaACAATTGTACAttacaaatttataaaatacCATATAATTTATAACGGGATTTGCTAAAAatgatcccatatcttattaattaaaattcattctttcaaaagttttaaaaaatttaaaaataaattataaattattaattaattgaaagaTACGGTACGATATCTTTATAAAGTTTTTCTTTTACCAATGTGAATTTAGAAGaagaattaatattttttacaagaAAATAATATCTACAGTACATAATGTGATTACCAAAACATAACTACttaagttattattaatataaaaatatgaatgttaaatatattaatataaaaaaacaaatgattttaaaaaaaaataaatataaaaattattatataaaaactaatttgaaaggTACAAAGACTTGAGGGtatgatattaaattagttaggtAAAAATATTAGTGAATTAACAATTAAGACATAAATCTATTACATAGtgaaaaataatacatataaaactattaaattacctaatatttatttttattttttaaacacaaatcttatatataagtataatttcttaaaattttgggGGGTCCAGGCCACTACTCGCCCCCTCTAGGTCCGTCCCTGATTGCTAGCtaattagtaataaaaaataataacatctatttactttttattaattCTCAATGTCTTGTcagttaataaaagataaaaaaatattttttcattacacAATCAATTTTACGAATAAAGTATCGAAACGAATAATTGGAAAATTAGAGATTCTATCTACTTACCTCGATTTTGTAATCAAAATGATGGATTGTTTTCTGAACACtacaatgaaaaaaattgattggaCCTTTGCTGATTGCTGCAACGGTGATTGTCAATTAACGATGAACAAAAAGTGGATATTAAATAGacggataaaaaataaaaaaaattagatattcaGTAGATGGATGGATGTTCGAAAGAAAaacaatgaaattttttataaagacAATGATACACGATTTTAATGGTGGGATTGAATAATTGGTGATGGATTATTCACCAATTTATAATGTTaatattaaggaaaagataagattagagtatctaaatcaaaataaaaccttaaaaaaggaagatagaattttaaagataagatagatgaataagaagataatttttaaaaacgAAAACAAGACGGACATAGGCGTAATTTTTAATACATCGCgttccaatcgattgaaattggCAAATTCATATTGTTTGGgtaaattcaatcgattgagtcACAAAagcaatcgattgaatttggtGAGACCCAGGTTGTTTTGAagcattcaatcgattggaaattctaaacaatcgattgaattacaaaaatccaatttttattCATCGTTCTATCGATTGGATCGTATgaccaatcgattgagttatgCGAAAACCATGCTTTTGGCaattttcaatcgattgtttagtGGTAAActgtaatccaatcgattggtttTCGCAGAAAACACAATTTTATGATTCCTCGCGAACGAGAcgaatcaaatttaatattttaatcgaTTGTAATGGCcaaaaaattgtttttgtttttgattgtTAATGAACATGATAGatttatgataaattaattatttataaaataaaaaatcatttttataattatataaaatatatgaggtcaatttataattaaaattagttaaaggACTATGTAGCAGTTgttaaaaaatcttaaaaaacatgttttctactTGGACCACTAAGTGGTCCAAAGGTTCCTGGACCACCGAATCCTTCACCTTGTAACTAGTGTTATTTTCAAGAGCAATAACTACACATCTTTTTCCTCTTTTATAGAGTTAATTCtcaatttgattatttttgCTTGTATTCTTTTGTCCACTTGAAcccaaaaggaaaaaaatacgACAACTCTCAGCTGACATCAAATTCATAATCATAATGATAACTAATTCATCTATTTTCAGGTGGATACATCATGCATTCTGTGAGAATCTCAAAGATCAATCATCCTACTACGAAGTGATGCTTGCTCTGGGTCTGGTCTAAACTCATGCATCATCACCTCCTGTGTTAAACTTGTTATAAATTCatttaacaataaataaaaaaaagtaaaggaTCAACtcaccattttttttttgtctctaatgATGTTAATAACCttcaagaaaagtaaaatacgAAGCCATGATGCTGACTGCAGTCGTAACTCGTATCTCTATAAAGCACAAGGATATTATGCAGACTACATAACTTCATATGCAGTGGGAAGCTGAAAATAGTGAAGCTACAAGCGCTGTTAGTTATGCTGACTTCTTTGTGTAACAAAATCAACTACCGCTACAGTTGACAATGAAGGGGTTGACAAATCTGATTAACTGAGAGGTCCTTATTCCAAGCTTAAGATCAACCTCACCGCCACCCAACCAGAAGAAATCTGGGGTCAGTTTTACGATAGCTTCATCCAAAATCACCTGAAATGAGACCATAATATCAAACAAGGGAACAAACTGAAGGGTAATTCCTACACATAATGCATTGTGCTATCTAACTGGAAAAGAGAATGAATTGTGACTAGAAATAGTGCACACAGAAGatatgttttaaattaaataatggGCCTCGGATCGTTGAAATGATTAAACGATCAGATTAATAATAAGGAATGTCTCAAATTTGACCATTGTCCAAGGAGCAAACCTATGGTCTTAAATTCcattcaatttataaaattacGCCTCCATCATAAAGTTTGAAACAAGAAAACATGTACTTGAGACAACAAGTTGCATGTTTAAGCGGCTAATTGCACAAGCAAAAGATCAACAAGAATCAATCTCGAAGACAGTTCATAGTTCCATAAAATGGTCAACTATTGACACATcctaaaaaatacaaaacatcTGATGTCAATCCAGACCTGGATTTTAGACAGAGAGACAGGCATAATTTAGAGGTTTGAACCAGAAACAGCAGGACAGAAGAAAGATTGGTAAGATTCAGTTGTTTATACAGATGTTCATGAGACCACAGATCATATGGCAGGGACACTATTAATATGTGACAGAAAAGTAAAAGAGGCTGTGACCTATTGTTGTAATAGATAATTAGAAAAAGGGTTATACGCCTTATTGCTAATCCAAGGCATCAAAAAGACACAACAACcaaaatgagagaaaaaaagaagggggggggggggggggggactTCGTAAATGCCACATGTAATCAGCTAGATCACATCATCAGCTTGAACAAGGAATGGGGATTAAGTACTGATCTGTAAATGCTGGAAATAAACAAagttaaataaaagaaaaaattaaaaacaaaaaagatggAATAATTATTCCATCCACTTTTCATATTCTGTTGCTAAGCAATCCTTGTCTACAACAATTATTAATCCAAGTGCATGGCAAAACAACTTAATCACAAAAGTGATGGGCCTTAAATGAGAAATGTTAGGGAACAAAAACAGTTTATCAATATTAGCCAACACACTGGGCCAATACTTTACTTTTATACTATTAGCATTTAGGATCTAGGGTTTACAATTTAATGCTTAGTATTTAGAGCTGGCCAAGTGTTAGCCAAAAATGATAAACTTTGTTGGTCATATAGCCCTACTTGTCTTAAATAGCTTGTTAACTACTTGCAGATATTTTGTTGTCAGCACATATCATAAGATTCCTATATTAATCCACAGGACAAGTTTTACCGGAATGTCAGTTTTCATGCCAATACAAGTCACTGCATTGTGCCCATATCCAGTTAAGTCTGTGGATGTCTGCTCAGGAGCCAGCCTCACTGCATACAATAAATAAGactttcaaatttcaaaatatgGAAAGGACTGGAAAATAAAGAAGTACGGTATAATGTTAAACAACTTGCAACTGATATAACTAACACACTGGTTTTTTCCTTCCAATGCCATCGCGTTCTACATATTTCATTCAAACATTCTTGTGCTAATCTCAAGATAACCAAACAATTAGCGGAAAAGGTGAGGCACTTTCAAGTGCACTGGCATCCCGCACTGGTTTGGGGAAGGGCCGAATCCAAAAGATATAATGTAGGCAGCCTAATAAGATAATTACCTGTTTTCACAGCTTAAACATGTGACCTCTCAACCGTTGTACTAAGGCTCCCCTTCACAGACACTACGCACATAAATAGAATGATGTAAAATGCAAAAACAAAATAACTTACTGTTGAATTTCTTCTTCGCTATGCTTCCATTGTTGAGCGAATACAGAAAATTCTTGACAGCCTCGGCATTGAACCGCGCTGTGTACtgcaaaacaaaacaaaacaaagcaATACACAAACGCATAATTAAAGACAAATTAACACCCTAACAGCAACGAGGTCATTCccaaaatttaacaaataattaCAGGCCACCTGAACCACAACAACATAATACTTGGAGTTTTTGCGATCGCTACAATCAATGACATTAGCGGGCGCTTGCGTGTTAACCTGACCAGTGAGCACGATAACAAGATTTAACGATTTCAGCTAatgaattaaattataaaatgatTTTATAGTTTGAAGAGAGTGAGTATAGTGAATACCAAAACGATGCTTTTGCAGAGATGCTGGATGGAGTGAGCAGCGAGGGCATCGCGTCGAGCTTCAAGAGACCAGTCGTAGTAATCAGGTGGGACCCTCTTGAAGGAAAAGTCGTTAACGGCGTTAGA
Above is a genomic segment from Arachis stenosperma cultivar V10309 chromosome 1, arast.V10309.gnm1.PFL2, whole genome shotgun sequence containing:
- the LOC130970686 gene encoding uncharacterized protein LOC130970686; protein product: MEALAELERVQTQLLKRISELEKQNQNQNHSTPSTDSPIVDEADTVTRLSSILRSNAVNDFSFKRVPPDYYDWSLEARRDALAAHSIQHLCKSIVLVNTQAPANVIDCSDRKNSKYYVVVVQYTARFNAEAVKNFLYSLNNGSIAKKKFNMRLAPEQTSTDLTGYGHNAVTCIGMKTDIPVILDEAIVKLTPDFFWLGGGEVDLKLGIRTSQLIRFVNPFIVNCSGS